A window of the Ipomoea triloba cultivar NCNSP0323 chromosome 14, ASM357664v1 genome harbors these coding sequences:
- the LOC116003994 gene encoding protein FAR1-RELATED SEQUENCE 5-like — protein sequence MGSASGGCDEGYSTDIGVEDSACDMEISAGMTKYWRPNCDESLKPHVGQQFVSLDSAFGFYKQYASSVGFDCRQSTTRKGRDGVVVLKQVVCSREGFKQSSSSTSSTTQSTVVKRRRVTNRVGCKAKVVFKVNRNLDADHQLFVASCVRANIGPTRSYRLFKEIVGEYSNVGATRVDFKNFKRDLMAYILNGDAQLFIDTLFKRRELCEAFGFEYDIDEDDQLSRVFLADAVSKKNFSLFGDVVSFDATYRTNRYNLVFVPFTSIGNHTRCITFGARLLTKEDIDLYVWLLESFKKIMGHDPICVVTDQDPAVKVVLAQVFGASKHRFCMWHIMCKVGEKVGPVLSKDEVFRTELNGIVWDNSLDPNAFELRWNHIMEKYGLGDNGCLVEFLVHYDSAIGAQRHAQAKLNVDCEACFPVLKTPLALERHAMAVYTISIFYDVQDEICSACFSCQVVSLTDFNGCVSYVIKDGDHRTWRVELALNDYCASCSCKMFEHRGLESIPSRYLVHRWAKGACLHPIFHIDGTLVDQSAKVENVRVLTNLMWSDIYACVGLADGNIDRLSQLQRVINEQRQIFLQDGSENGNGVAVGSKRSVINSFCGDVSVGSTVDVHDPVQAKNKGSGKRLKSARERAASKCAKQSRRYHTCDEYGHNSRTYPLNT from the exons ATGGGCTCTGCTAGTGGTGGTTGTGATGAAGGTTATTCCACAGACATTGGTGTAGAAGACAGTGCATGTGATATGGAAATATCTGCTGGCATGACTAAGTATTGGCGTCCAAATTGTGATGAAAGTTTGAAGCCTCACGTAGGGCAACAGTTTGTTTCCTTGGATAGtgcttttggtttttataaacaaTATGCTAGCTCCGTGGGTTTTGATTGTAGGCAGAGCACAACTCGGAAGGGTAGGGATGGTGTTGTTGTTTTGAAGCAGGTTGTATGTAGTCGTGAGGGGTTCAAGCAGAGTTCGTCTAGTACTTCTTCTACCACACAAAGCACTGTTGTGAAGAGGCGTAGGGTGACAAATAGGGTTGGGTGTAAGGCTAAAGTGGTGTTTAAG GTCAATCGTAATCTTGATGCTGACCATCAACTTTTTGTTGCAAGTTGTGTTCGAGCAAATATTGGTCCTACTCGGTCGTATAGGTTGTTTAAGGAGATTGTTGGTGAGTATTCTAATGTTGGGGCTACAAGAGTggactttaaaaacttcaaacgTGATTTGATGGCGTACATTTTAAATGGCGATGCTCAATTGTTCATAGATACATTGTTTAAAAGGCGTGAATTGTGTGAAGCATTTGGGTTTGAATACGATATTGATGAGGATGATCAGCTTTCAAGGGTTTTCTTGGCGGACGCAGTATCCAAGaagaatttttctttgtttggtgaTGTTGTTTCGTTTGATGCTACATACCGTACTAACAG GTATAATTTGGTTTTTGTCCCATTTACTAGCATTGGTAATCATACGAGATGTATCACATTTGGTGCTAGGCTGCTTACGAAGGAAGACATAGACTTATACGTTTGGCTTTTGGAGAGCTTTAAGAAAATAATGGGCCATGATCCTATTTGTGTTGTTACAGATCAAGATCCAGCTGTGAAGGTTGTTCTTGCTCAAGTGTTTGGTGCCTCAAAACATAGATTTTGTATGTGGCATATAATGTGTAAGGTGGGAGAGAAGGTTGGACCAGTTTTATCAAAAGATGAGGTGTTTAGGACGGAGTTGAATGGCATTGTTTGGGATAATTCACTTGATCCCAATGCCTTTGAGTTGCGATGGAATCATATTATGGAGAAATATGGGTTGGGTGATAATGGTTG TTTGGTTGAGTTTCTGGTGCACTATGACAGTGCTATTGGTGCACAGCGACATGCCCAAGCAAAATTGAATGTTGATTGTGAAGCTTGTTTTCCAGTTTTGAAGACACCATTGGCGTTGGAGCGGCATGCCATGGCTGTTTACACAATTTCTATATTTTATGATGTTCAAGACGAGATTTGTTCGGCTTGTTTTTCTTGTCAAGTGGTGTCTTTGACTGATTTTAATGGTTGCGTGTCATATGTGATAAAAGATGGTGACCATAGGACATGGCGTGTGGAGTTAGCTTTAAATGATTATTGTGCAAGTTGTTCTTGCAAGATGTTTGAGC atcgTGGACTTGAGAGTATTCCTTCTAGGTATTTGGTGCATCGGTGGGCAAAGGGTGCATGTTTGCACCCAATATTTCATATTGATGGTACACTTGTTGATCAATCTGCTAAAGTGGAGAATGTTAGGGTGCTTACCAATCTTATGTGGTCTGATATTTATGCTTGTGTGGGGTTGGCTGATGGGAATATTGACCGTTTGTCACAGCTACAACGTGTTATTAATGAGCAAAGGCAAATATTTCTACAGGATGGGAGTGAGAATGGGAATGGGGTGGCTGTTGGTAGCAAGCGAAGTGTGATTAATTCGTTTTGTGGAGATGTGTCTGTGGGTTCGACAGTGGATGTGCACGACCCTGTCCAAGCTAAGAACAAgggtagtggtaagcgcttgaagAGCGCAAGGGAGAGAGCTGCAAGCAAGTGTGCAAAACAATCAAGGAGATATCACACTTGTGATGAATATGGCCATAATAGTAGGACATACCCTTTAAATACTTGA
- the LOC116004268 gene encoding uncharacterized protein LOC116004268, whose amino-acid sequence MLNTVSTISISSERDIVKKKNIDAESYLLTLAADEKLLGKQCSYYMWRQRFPVKQQHRVDRRMDVEEWAITLAFPIGERLKRGSTSSSSGIYAFLPTDMVTNFPFIIQADFLLSSSRETILLDNPWNQGILNCVPLAFQTAFTSVVKANEDAPMSTLIQMFGFLPVATSSYPTFNAIRNSIKEKLLEEDIIPCQSYTKQKFFRKPNQVGRLRPTFWNLLNKARRQGVTLHNISSHGKPILNSAFDRAEYNDILNFLDVKEVEDGWYSRCIRSSGLVLDVSEDLYLELLLFVAVNWTQSFSSTDMVEIPLLKYVDSNGHVALYSTNDATKGNLKLLLCKRSSQVSWLTDWNKEFHCFNAHFIAESTHKEFYSSSSKWEKVLNWLHGEVNVEFVDVHEYAHLIHKSLSHDPALVLTYAHFLYHSHRNLYLSGGQIDSLSSDMPLVDDYGQVTTKGKGVVVPANGSKWVQLIGSNPWKSEGYIELGEDYLHSRSYADVSTKKEELLEFLKTYAGALDIPNLPPPDATLSSLSSPLTRENAFMLLDWIGNMRMKMPARFLACIQNGSWLKVRLCGNPGYRPPSQSFFHSSSWGHHLQNESLRIDIPLLDQEFYGGQISNYQQELKTTGVMFEFKDVCQSIGTHFMSLAASSTLSKNDVFSILYFIRYLRDKYFSPDEFINSIKDSSWLQTTQGKRSPGQSVFYGNEWAAASQISDIPFVDQNYYGQGILAYKEELKLLGVVFGFSQNFQLVVSNLKPSEKLSSLSAEAALMALDCIHHLNLNSSDRLCRALKENRCLKTVNKGYKFPAQCFLPDPTWACLLQVFDSFPLIDETFYGNRIFCYQNELDNLGVILSFKEVTGKFAHVFRQQSALSKSNALSFLACYRKLKGTVFNLLSDGKVEKCIKEVRWLRTRLGVTSTPKECILFGENWESISSVSLLPFLDDAYYGQDIKEYKAELNKMGVATTFKKGTKFVPASIIRLPQNPSCISPSVAISLLHCIQHLQKDHEDNLISDLVEKLNKKWIKTQGGYRSPKECLLYISDWNGMLKQEDGPFIDEKFYGPNILSYKKELEVLGVVIEVKNGCSLVAGYLGVHSNRTTINRIYTYLHKHGWPTSDDNVSAEIWIPNGEDSGKWVSPQDCVFHDKTNLFGSQLFVLGKYYSNGSLPFFRRLGVNDSPGLEDYFKLWKAWECGERRLMAFECCAFWDFVVRNWSSRTKKYVEENLSKLPVCSGPNGILLLDKLEVFIADDLYLKELFEKSCVPLFVWYPQPSLPSLPRTKLLNIYWEIGVPSLSESAQNTGLSSIDCTGLERANPEMVFVENPNMFRLILGFLAQPYLEMEAEKRHESLRRLVNTSFLELKQPITVDYTLSLSSSGKILTAKASRMMWWERERSKFFVTKLEKSDGYKGVLEYATCYSEQVSKGILWEIEDEEEVFELAELIKLGYILKFDEEAIRFLMMTKNLEIFMEDEQFLSSLALSCS is encoded by the coding sequence ATGCTCAATACTGTGAGCACAATATCCATTTCAAGCGAGAGAGATATtgttaagaagaaaaacattgATGCCGAGTCCTATCTGCTAACTCTGGCTGCTGATGAAAAATTGTTGGGTAAACAATGCAGTTACTACATGTGGAGGCAAAGATTCCCAGTCAAGCAACAACATAGAGTAGACAGAAGAATGGATGTTGAAGAGTGGGCGATTACACTTGCTTTTCCAATTGGAGAACGTCTCAAACGGGGAAGTACCTCCTCCTCCTCAGGAATCTATGCTTTTCTTCCTACGGATATGGTCACCAACTTCCCTTTTATAATCCAGGCAGATTTCCTGCTTTCGTCATCCAGGGAGACTATCCTTTTAGATAACCCATGGAACCAGGGAATTCTCAACTGTGTTCCCTTGGCCTTCCAAACTGCGTTCACCTCTGTAGTCAAAGCGAATGAAGATGCTCCTATGTCTACTCTGATTCAAATGTTTGGCTTTTTACCAGTTGCAACTTCTTCTTATCCAACTTTTAATGCCATAAGAAATTCTATCAAAGAGAAACTGCTAGAGGAGGATATAATTCCATGTCAGTCCTACACAAAACAGAAGTTTTTCCGAAAACCAAATCAAGTGGGTAGGCTGCGGCCTACCTTTTGGAATTTATTGAATAAGGCAAGGAGGCAGGGGGTCACTTTGCACAACATCTCTTCCCATGGAAAACCTATTCTGAATTCTGCGTTTGATCGGGCGGAGTACAACGACATTTTGAACTTCTTGGACGTAAAAGAGGTTGAAGATGGGTGGTATTCAAGGTGCATTCGGAGCTCTGGTCTTGTTTTAGACGTGTCCGAAGATCTTTACTTGGAATTGTTATTATTTGTTGCTGTCAACTGGACACAGTCTTTTTCGAGTACTGATATGGTGGAAATACCATTGCTGAAGTATGTTGACAGTAATGGGCATGTGGCGCTGTATAGCACAAATGACGCAACTAAAGGTAATCTCAAACTGCTTCTGTGCAAACGCTCTTCTCAAGTTTCATGGCTGACTGATTGGAACAAAGAGTTCCACTGCTTTAATGCACATTTCATTGCTGAATCAACACATAAAGAATTTTACAGTTCTTCTAGTAAGTGGGAGAAAGTGTTGAATTGGCTTCACGGTGAGGTGAATGTTGAGTTTGTAGATGTGCATGAGTATGCACATCTGATCCACAAGTCACTGAGTCATGATCCGGCACTTGTCCTCACATATGCTCATTTCTTATATCACTCGCATCGGAATCTGTATTTGTCTGGAGGACAAATTGATTCGCTTAGCAGTGACATGCCGCTTGTTGATGACTATGGGCAAGTCACCACCAAAGGAAAAGGTGTTGTTGTACCTGCAAATGGAAGTAAATGGGTTCAGCTGATTGGTTCAAATCCATGGAAAAGTGAGGGTTACATTGAGCTCGGAGAAGACTATTTGCATTCTCGAAGTTATGCTGATGTATCTACCAAGAAAGAAGAGCTCCTTGAATTTCTTAAAACTTATGCCGGTGCTTTGGATATTCCCAATTTGCCTCCTCCTGATGCTACACTGTCCAGCTTGTCTTCACCACTAACAAGGGAAAACGCGTTCATGCTGTTAGATTGGATTGGTAATATGAGAATGAAAATGCCGGCGAGGTTCTTAGCCTGCATACAGAATGGAAGTTGGCTTAAAGTCCGTCTATGTGGTAATCCTGGCTACCGGCCACCATCACAATCCTTCTTCCATTCCTCATCCTGGGGACATCATTTGCAGAATGAATCACTGCGTATTGACATCCCTTTACTTGATCAGGAGTTTTATGGTGGCCAGATATCCAACTATCAGCAAGAGCTGAAAACAACCGGTGTCATGTTTGAATTTAAGGATGTATGTCAATCTATTGGGACACATTTTATGTCTCTGGCGGCTTCTTCAACTTTGTCTAAAAATGATGTCTTCTCAATACTTTATTTCATTAGGTATTTGAGGGATAAGTATTTTTCTCCTGATGAGTTTATCAACAGTATCAAAGATAGTAGTTGGTTGCAGACAACGCAGGGCAAGAGGAGCCCAGGACAATCTGTTTTCTATGGTAACGAATGGGCTGCTGCCTCACAGATTAGTGACATCCCATTTGTTGATCAAAATTATTATGGTCAGGGTATTCTTGCTTATAAGGAAGAACTCAAGCTGCTTGGTGTCGTCTTCGGTTTCAGTCAAAATTTCCAGCTAGTTGTTTCCAACTTGAAACCTTCAGAAAAATTGAGTTCATTAAGTGCTGAAGCAGCTCTCATGGCACTAGACTGTATTCACCatctaaatttaaattcttCTGATAGATTATGCAGGGCACTCAAGGAAAACAGATGTCTAAAGACGGTGAATAAGGGATACAAATTTCCTGCTCAATGTTTCCTACCTGATCCAACCTGGGCTTGCCTTCTTCAGGTTTTTGACAGCTTCCCTCTCATTGATGAAACATTTTATGGAAATAGAATCTTTTGCTACCAGAATGAGCTGGACAATTTGGGAGTGATCCTTAGTTTTAAGGAAGTGACTGGAAAGTTTGCTCATGTTTTTAGGCAGCAAAGTGCTTTGAGTAAAAGCAATGCACTTTCTTTCCTTGCATGCTATAGGAAATTAAAAGGAACCGTCTTCAATTTACTGTCAGATGGTAAGGTTGAGAAATGCATTAAGGAGGTAAGGTGGCTAAGAACTCGACTAGGAGTCACTAGTACACCGAAAGAGTGCATCTTGTTTGGAGAAAATTGGGAATCGATCTCTTCTGTCTCTCTATTACCATTTCTCGATGATGCTTATTATGGGCAGGACATTAAGGAGTATAAAGCTGAGCTTAATAAAATGGGCGTTGCTACCACTTTCAAAAAAGGCACAAAATTTGTGCCTGCAAGCATCATTCGTCTGCCTCAGAACCCAAGTTGTATTTCACCTTCTGTTGCAATTTCACTGTTGCATTGCATACAGCATTTGCAAAAGGATCATGAAGACAATCTGATCTCTGATCTTGTGGAGAAACTTAATAAGAAGTGGATCAAGACTCAAGGGGGTTACCGAAGTCCAAAAGAGTGTTTGCTTTACATTTCTGATTGGAATGGCATGTTAAAGCAAGAGGACGGACCATTCATTGATGAAAAGTTTTATGGTCCAAATATTTTGTCATACAAAAAAGAACTTGAAGTTTTGGGAGTTGTGATTGAAGTGAAAAATGGATGCTCATTGGTTGCTGGTTACCTTGGTGTGCATTCTAATCGCACCACTATCAATCGGATATATACATACTTGCATAAACATGGCTGGCCTACTAGCGATGATAATGTAAGTGCAGAGATATGGATTCCCAATGGGGAGGATAGCGGAAAGTGGGTGAGTCCTCAGGATTGTGTTTTCCATGATAAGACCAATCTTTTTGGTTCACAGTTGTTTGTTTTAGGGAAGTATTACAGCAATGGATCGCTGCCTTTCTTCCGCAGATTAGGAGTTAATGACAGTCCTGGCCTGGAGGACTATTTCAAGCTGTGGAAAGCATGGGAGTGTGGAGAGAGGAGATTGATGGCTTTTGAGTGCTGTGCCTTTTGGGATTTTGTAGTGAGGAACTGGAGCTCAAGGACAAAAAAATATGTTGAAGAGAATTTATCAAAACTTCCGGTTTGTTCAGGTCCAAATGGGATTTTGTTGCTTGACAAACTTGAAGTTTTTATAGCTGATGATCTCTACTTGAAGGAGCTTTTCGAAAAAAGTTGTGTGCCGCTGTTTGTTTGGTACCCCCAGCCTAGCCTGCCATCCTTGCCCCGAACCAAGCTTCTCAATATCTACTGGGAAATTGGTGTTCCATCTTTGTCTGAATCTGCCCAGAACACAGGACTTTCTTCAATTGACTGTACCGGGCTGGAAAGGGCCAATCCAGAAATGGTGTTTGTTGAGAATCCGAATATGTTCAGACTCATTCTTGGTTTTCTAGCTCAGCCTTATTTGGAGATGGAAGCGGAGAAGAGGCACGAATCTCTGAGGCGGCTTGTAAACACCAGCTTTCTGGAGCTGAAACAACCAATCACGGTCGACTACACGCTGTCGCTTTCGTCGTCTGGGAAAATCCTGACTGCCAAAGCCAGCAGAATGATGTGGTGGGAGAGAGAGCGGTCCAAGTTTTTCGTTACAAAACTGGAGAAATCAGATGGCTACAAAGGCGTCCTCGAGTATGCTACGTGTTACTCAGAACAAGTTTCCAAGGGAATATTGTGGGAGATAGAAGATGAGGAGGAGGTGTTCGAGCTCGCTGAATTAATCAAGTTGGGCTACATCCTCAAGTTTGATGAGGAGGCTATCAGGTTCCTGATGATGACCAAGAATCTGGAGATTTTCATGGAGGATGAACAGTTTCTCTCATCTCTAGCTCTTTCCTGCTCATGA